A single window of Nyctibius grandis isolate bNycGra1 chromosome 16, bNycGra1.pri, whole genome shotgun sequence DNA harbors:
- the ZBTB43 gene encoding zinc finger and BTB domain-containing protein 43: protein MESGSSSFRVEFPDFSSTILQKLNQQRQQGQLCDVSIVVQGHLFRAHKAVLAASSPYFCDQVLLKNSRRIVLPDVMNPRVFENILLSTYTGRLVMPAPEIVSYLTAASFLQMWHVVDKCTEVLEGNPTVLCQKMNHGSDHQSPSSSSYNGLVETFELGAGGQTEFHKVQELRDGENEEESSKDELSCQLTEHEYLPSNSSTEHDRLSTGMTSQDGEEGTSDSAEYQYTRPMYSKPSIMSHKRWIHVKPERFEQDCEGVDNPYDEHQVSESVNAVQADHSIQSSGVEDFHIGDKKMEAEFDEQADESNYDEQVDFYGSSMEEFSGERADGNLSAHRQDLMIAAGYGEGIEMATGIKEETSLTGFSHADKLYPCQCGKSFTHKSQRDRHMSMHLGLRPYGCGVCGKKFKMKHHLVGHMKIHTGIKPYECNICGKRFMWRDSFHRHVTSCTKSYQASKAEQSTTEMN from the coding sequence ATGGAGTCTGGGTCAAGCTCTTTTCGAGTGGAATTTCCAGATTTTTCTAGCACCATTTTGCAGAAGTTAAACCAGCAGCGCCAGCAAGGACAATTATGTGATGTGTCCATTGTAGTTCAGGGCCATCTCTTCAGAGCCCATAAAGCTGTTCTTGCAGCTAGTTCACCTTACTTCTGTGATCAGGTTCTCCTAAAAAACAGCAGGCGAATAGTCCTGCCTGATGTGATGAATCCCAGAGTATTTGAAAACATTCTTCTGTCTACCTATACAGGTCGGCTGGTAATGCCTGCTCCAGAAATTGTTAGTTATTTGACAGCGGCAAGTTTCCTTCAGATGTGGCATGTAGTGGATAAATGCACTGAAGTGCTAGAGGGGAACCCAACAGTTCTGTGTCAGAAGATGAACCATGGCAGCGATCATCAGTCGCCAAGCAGTAGTAGTTACAATGGCCTTGTTGAAACCTTTGAACTTGGCGCTGGAGGACAGACGGAATTCCACAAAGTACAGGAACTAAGGGATGGCGAAAATGAAGAAGAGAGCTCTAAAGATGAACTGTCATGTCAGCTGACAGAACATGAGTACCTTCCCAGTAATTCTTCAACAGAACATGATAGACTTAGCACTGGAATGACAAGTCAGGATGGTGAAGAAGGAACTAGTGATAGTGCAGAGTATCAGTACACCAGACCTATGTACAGCAAACCCAGCATCATGTCTCACAAGCGGTGGATCCATGTGAAACCAGAAAGATTTGAACAAGATTGTGAAGGTGTTGATAACCCTTACGATGAACATCAAGTTTCTGAATCCGTGAATGCCGTTCAGGCAGATCATTCAATCCAGTCTTCAGGTGTTGAAGACTTTCATATAGGTGACAAAAAGATGGAAGCAGAATTTGATGAACAGGCAGATGAAAGTAATTATGATGAACAAGTTGACTTCTATGGCTCTTCTATGGAAGAATTTTCTGGTGAAAGGGCAGATGGAAATTTAAGTGCTCACAGACAGGATCTTATGATAGCAGCAGGCTATGGTGAAGGCATTGAAATGGCTACGGgaattaaagaagaaacatcCCTCACCGGATTCTCACATGCTGATAAGCTGTATCCTTGTCAGTGCGGTAAAAGCTTTACACACAAAAGCCAGAGAGATCGGCATATGAGTATGCACCTTGGTCTTCGACCTTATGGCTGTGGTGTCTGTGGTaagaaattcaaaatgaaacaccATCTTGTAGGCCATATGAAAATTCATACAGGCATAAAACCATATGAGTGTAACATCTGTGGGAAAAGGTTTATGTGGCGGGACAGTTTTCATCGGCATGTGACCTCTTGTACCAAGTCATACCAAGCTTCTAAAGCTGAGCAAAGTACTACTGAGATGAACTAA